From a single Cyprinus carpio isolate SPL01 chromosome A3, ASM1834038v1, whole genome shotgun sequence genomic region:
- the LOC109065776 gene encoding uncharacterized protein LOC109065776 — MCLLWLLLFLLVSAQCQTLFDKFSLELKPPNERELFVNDKVVLEVVVSGDKCQSAEKASVACKVKNESVSGNIHFSQDTSPFIRVKNVTVDANKWFDGEPVTCTIHDPNNNRDFQWEIRFDKGDGQKPSVFIYKPDFIDTDQTRVSLVCEVTSPKLGNVYIMWKVDNEPYRKGLTSAPIHQPNSTSVLSILTLSKQEYAKFNIITCAVIHANMNNRRAPLQVSAFQSKQPELSCD; from the exons ATGTGTCTTTTGTGGCTTCTGCTGTTTCTTCTTGTTTCAGCACAGTGTCAGACTCTGTTTG ATAAATTCTCACTGGAGCTGAAGCCACCAAATGAGAGAGAATTATTTGTCAATGATAAAGTTGTCTTGGAAGTTGTTGTTTCTGGAGATAAATGTCAGTCAGCGGAAAAGGCTTCAGTAGCATGCAAAGTAAAGAATGAATCTGTATCAGGAAATATACACTTTTCTCAGGACACTTCACCGTTTATAAGAGTCAAAAATGTCACTGTTGATGCAAATAAATGGTTTGATGGTGAACCGGTCACCTGCACCATTCATGACCCAaataacaacagagacttccagtGGGAGATCCGTTTCGACAAAGGAg ATGGACAGAAACccagtgttttcatttacaaacccGATTTTATTGACACAGACCAGACTAGAGTCTCTCTGGTGTGTGAGGTCACCAGCCCTAAACTTGGCAATGTCTATATCATGTGGAAAGTTGACAATGAGCCTTACAGAAAGGGCTTAACCAGCGCTCCCATCCATCAACCGAACTCCACATCTGTACTCAGCATACTAACATTGTCAAAACAAGAGTATGCAAAGTTCAACATCATCACCTGCGCAGTCATACATGCCAACATGAATAACAGAAGAGCTCCATTACAAGTTTCAGCATTCCAAAGTAAACAGCCAGAGTTATCTTGTGATTAA